A stretch of DNA from Maridesulfovibrio sp.:
TTTCTTGACCGCCCGCAGCAGTTCTGCGGATGTGGAGTAAAGCGCATGACCGGAACCGACCACCTTTCCGTTTATGAACTTCTTTTGCGGAAATAATTTTGCGCCTTCTTCCGGAACCTGCAGCCCCATGGCCTCGCAGCAGGCACAGAACCCCATGCCCAGTTCGTCCATGACAGTGGCTATGTTTATCACGTTGGCGGTGGCTATGTCCGCACAGAAAACCGTTCCGCTTTCAAGCATTCCCGCAACCGCTTTTCTCACCGCATCCATTTCAGGAATATACATCGGATTGGCGATAAGGGATTTCACCCAGGAGGTGAAGCCCTGCCCCTGAACGGTTTTTCCGCGTAGATGCGAAAGTCCAAGGTGTACGTGGGCGTTAACGAGCCCCGGGACAACAGTTACCTCGCCGAGATCATCCACTTCTCCTGAAAAATCTTTTTTCAGGTCGGTCCAGCAGCCTGTTTCAAGTATTGTGCTGCCATCGTGGATCATGGCGAAATTTTCAAGAATTCCCTCGCCATCTTTCATGGTTACAGCTCGCGCTGCTCTTATGCATCTGTTCATGGGCAAAAAAATGCCGGACTTGAAGGTCCGGCCTGATTTTATTTTGTTTCTGGGTCTTCAAAGAAGACGTAATTTGTAGAGTAGTCGCTGAATTCGAAATAAACTTTCTTTTCACCGGGGTCGGCTTTACCGTTGAGATTGGCATCCAGCACTCCGTAACCGAAACGGTAAGGACGCTGAACCCTTTCCTTGGTGCCTGCCGCAGTGGAAAGTTTGTCTATTTTTATGAAACGTTTGATGACGTTGCCCCCGGAATAGATTTCAAGAATTCCGTCAACACCGGTCCAGTTCTGGATGGAACGGCCGATACGGTTCTGGGTTTCCTGAGTGCATCCTGCGAAAACGGCAAGTGAAATCACCAGCATAACCACGGTGATCAGACTGTGTATTTTCATGCATGTACTCCTTGTAGATGTTGCAGCCATCAGGTCAAACGGGCAGTTCATACATTTTTTTTCCGGGAATGCAAAGCCGCTTCTGCTCTATTGAACCGCCGGAAACCAGAGGAAATGAAATCCGGCTTTGGGCGGCAGCAGATTCCCGGCATCAATGTTGACCAGCGCAAGGGGCTCGGTCCGGGCTGTTACCGTGTTGTACAGAGTATCGTCCGGATAAAACTCGCGCCTGTAGGTGATAACAAGGGAATCCTCCGGGATACCGGCCAGCTCGCATGCCTTGGAGACGGCATCGGGCAGATAACCGATCCCGTCTATGAGGCCGACTTTCTTTGCTCCGTCAGCGCTGAATACCTGAGCGGTGAAGATTTTTTCAAGATTTTTTTCAGAAATCTTCCGGTGTTTTTTCACCAGCGCCTGAAAACGATCAGCATAATTACTGATGATGGTGTCTATTATCTGTTCCTGTTCCGCCGTGTCCGGCTTGAAGGGAGAGCCCATATCCTTGTTGCGGCCGGATTTCGAAATTTCCACGGAAACCCCGATCTTATCCATGAGCCCGGCGACCTTGGGGCGGATGAAGATCACTCCCACCGAACCTGTCAGCGATGTGGGATGGGCCATGATCCAATCCGCAGGAAGACTGATGTAGTATCCGCCGGAAGCGGCAACATCCATCATGCTGACCACAACTTTTGCGCCGGTTTTTTGCTTGAACCGCTCTATTTCGTTGTAAAGCACATCACTTGCGGTAACCGATCCTCCGGGAGAATCGACCCGGATCACCAGAGCCTTAACCCTGTCGTCTTCGGCAGCAAGTTGGAGTCTGGATGTGACTTCCTGCACCAGACTGGGGGCATAGCCGAGCAGGCCGCGTTTAGGCGAATCGGAAATTGTGCCGTCAACGGAAATGACCAGGACCTTGTACGGGCCTTCCCCCTGAATGTACTGCTCAAGCAGGGGATCGGTTCCATCGGGAAAGAGGTTCATTTTCGGCTGGCAACCGGAAATTACAAGTCCAAACAGAATGCACAGGACAATGAAGATTCTTTTCATGAACAGACTCCGTGGTTCG
This window harbors:
- the sppA gene encoding signal peptide peptidase SppA — protein: MKRIFIVLCILFGLVISGCQPKMNLFPDGTDPLLEQYIQGEGPYKVLVISVDGTISDSPKRGLLGYAPSLVQEVTSRLQLAAEDDRVKALVIRVDSPGGSVTASDVLYNEIERFKQKTGAKVVVSMMDVAASGGYYISLPADWIMAHPTSLTGSVGVIFIRPKVAGLMDKIGVSVEISKSGRNKDMGSPFKPDTAEQEQIIDTIISNYADRFQALVKKHRKISEKNLEKIFTAQVFSADGAKKVGLIDGIGYLPDAVSKACELAGIPEDSLVITYRREFYPDDTLYNTVTARTEPLALVNIDAGNLLPPKAGFHFLWFPAVQ